The DNA region TGGCGGCACGGATTTCAATTCCGCAACCACCATCCCGGCCAAAATGCATATACAGCCGATACCGCCGATGAATGTAAGCCGCTCACCCGCGAACAAAATGCCGGTCATCGCTGCAAAAACAGGCTCAGTCGCGAAAATGATCGCGACCCTGGACGGCGTAGTATACTTCTGGCACACCGTTTGGATCCAGAAGGCAAAAGCGCTTGTGGGCCCGATCGATACGGCCAGTGCCCACAGCACCTGGGGCCGGGTCAGCTGATCAAAGAGGGCAGCGGGATCCGAAATAGGCTCCGTTAAGGCAGAAGCGGCGAGGCTAAGCAGTCCGACGACCGCCATTTGCAGCGCCGCGAGCGGCAGGGCAGGATAGCGTCCGGCGTAGATCCCCGTATAACCGATATGCAGCGCAAAACCGATTGCGCATACAAAGATAAGGAGGTCACCGCGGTTCAGGCTCATGCCCGATCCGGAGAAGGTCAGCAAGTACAGCCCTGCCGCAGCGAGCAGCGCGCTGAACCAGGTATACCTGGAAATCGAATGCCGAAGCAGGGCAAAGGACAGGAAGGGGACCAGCACAACGGATAGTCCGGTGATGAACCCCGCATTCGAGGTCGTTGTGTACAGCAATCCTGCGGTTTGAAAGGCATAGCCTATGAACAAAAAAAGGCCCAGCACACACGAGTGCAGGAGCATTTTAAGGGTCATTTCCTTCCATTGGCTCCGATAGAAGACGGTAATGATGATGGCCAGCAGCAAGGCAGCGCCGAGAAAACGGACGCTGTTGAAAGCCATGGGCGGAAGCACGCGTACCGCATGCTGAACGATGAGAAACGTACATCCCCACATCATGGCGACCAGAAGCAGGCTGAGATCGGCAGCGCGAGATCGGTTCACGATGGTGTCATCCTTTCAAATTACTATGTAAATGTTATCTAGCATAATCAAAGCCCGGATTCGACCCGAGCGGCTAGTCGGTAAATCTGCTGCCCCCAAGCGCTCGGGATCAGCCGTCATTTCTTGGCTGGGTCTGGCATCGCGGAGTAGGCAAGTGATCAAATTGTATCCCAAAATGAAGAATCGAACAACCGTTTCAAGGGGTCCTCAGATGGAAGGTCTGGACAAAAAGAGGATGATTTTGCTATACTATTAAACCGAACGTATATTCGCTTCGGGGTGATTGTGAAGCGGTATACAGCGCTATTATAGGACTCCAAGACGCATGGAAAGAGCTGAGAAAGGAAGAATTGCATCATGATGGGAAGAGCACATTTAATTATCAGCACAGGGGTCACGTTATCGGTAATGGGCATGAGCGGGGTTCAGGTGACGCTGCCCGCCGCCGCGGTGGCCTTAGTCAGCTCGCTGCTTCCCGATATTGACGAGCCGAACTCCCTGCTGGTTCGCAAGGCCATTCCTTCCGAAATACTGCGCCTGCTGCAGCTGGCCATGATCGGGGCGGCTCTATTCGTATTGTTCTATGGCCGCGACTATGCGCCATGGAATTTCGCCTTGGCCGGATTAATCGGGGTTGTATCCTTTCTGCCAAGCAGGACGCTTCGGCATGTCGTCATGTTTCTGATCGGGCTTGGCCTCATCGCCTTCGGTCAAGGCTTCAGTCCATGGAACCTGATTGCAGGCAGCGTACTGATCGTGGCCTCGCTTGTCACTCATCGCGGGTTCACGCACACGATTTACGCCGCTTGCGGCTGGTGCGCGCTCCTGTATTTTGCCTCACAGGGCAAGGAGGGAGCGGAAAGCTTGTGGTTTGCCGGAGGCTTGTCGTATTTCATCCATTTGCTCTCCGACGCCTTGACGAATCGAGGCATTCGGCCGCTGCCGCCGCTGAAATGGCGAATCAAGCTGAAGATCATGAGCACGGGGAGCCGCTGGGGCCGCACGGTGGAGAATATCTGCATTCTGCTGACGCTGGTACTGGTGTGGTACGTGTTCATGGCATCGGGCTAATCCCGTTCGCTGGATTCCCTATTGAACAATCGAATCCGATAGATGCGTGCGAATGAAACAGACAACAAGAAGACCCGCCCATCGCAGCGAGCTAACGCGCTTTCGCTAAAGGGCGGGTCTGTTTGTCCACTTAGGAGGATACTATTCCTCAAGGAAGATGAGTCCTACCAGCTCGTCCAGTTCGAGATTGCCGAAATAGTGCTTGACGTCAATGCCGGACAAGGCGGCGCGAACGGTTTGCTCCTCGTATTTTTTGCCGCGGAGGAGGTTTTCGATATCGGCGACATCGCCTACACCGAAGAAATCCCCGTAAATTTTAATTTCTCCGATATGCCCCTCACG from Paenibacillus ihbetae includes:
- a CDS encoding DMT family transporter is translated as MNRSRAADLSLLLVAMMWGCTFLIVQHAVRVLPPMAFNSVRFLGAALLLAIIITVFYRSQWKEMTLKMLLHSCVLGLFLFIGYAFQTAGLLYTTTSNAGFITGLSVVLVPFLSFALLRHSISRYTWFSALLAAAGLYLLTFSGSGMSLNRGDLLIFVCAIGFALHIGYTGIYAGRYPALPLAALQMAVVGLLSLAASALTEPISDPAALFDQLTRPQVLWALAVSIGPTSAFAFWIQTVCQKYTTPSRVAIIFATEPVFAAMTGILFAGERLTFIGGIGCICILAGMVVAELKSVPPKVQSEAV
- a CDS encoding metal-dependent hydrolase, yielding MMGRAHLIISTGVTLSVMGMSGVQVTLPAAAVALVSSLLPDIDEPNSLLVRKAIPSEILRLLQLAMIGAALFVLFYGRDYAPWNFALAGLIGVVSFLPSRTLRHVVMFLIGLGLIAFGQGFSPWNLIAGSVLIVASLVTHRGFTHTIYAACGWCALLYFASQGKEGAESLWFAGGLSYFIHLLSDALTNRGIRPLPPLKWRIKLKIMSTGSRWGRTVENICILLTLVLVWYVFMASG